The sequence TGCCTTTCCACAATTGAACGCACTTAGCTTTTGGTTGTTTTTTAGCGGGGCGATGTTATTTAACATTTCGTTCGTTGTTGGAGGGTCACCAGATGCAGGGTGGACATCATACTTCCCACTTGCAGGAAAAGAATTTAGCCCAGGCATCGGGAATAACTACTATGCGATTGCGTTACAAATTGCAGGTCTTGGGACGTTAATGACTGGTATTAATTTTATCGTCACGATTTTAAAAATGCGTGCACCGGGCATGACGTTAATGAAAATGCCGATGTTTACGTGGACGACGTTGATTACGTCAATCATTATCGTAGCGGCTTTTCCAATTTTCACAGTCGCTTTAGCATTAATGACGTTTGACCGCTTGTATGGAACACATTTCTTTACACTTTCTTCAGGCGGAAGTGATATGCTTTGGGCAAACTTATTCTGGCTTTGGGGTCATCCAGAAGTATATATTGTTATTTTGCCTGCTTTTGGTATTTTCTCTGAAGTCATTGCGACATTTTCACGAAAAACGTTGTACGGATATACGTCGATGGTCATTTCGATCGTTGGTATTGCGTTTTTAAGTATGCTCGTATGGGTACACCATTTTTACACGATGGATGCAGGTCCTGCGGTAAACTCGTTCTTCTCGATTACAACGATGTTAATTGCTGTTCCAACCGGAGTGAAAATTTTCAACTGGCTATTTACGATGCGAAAAGGACGCATTCAATTTACAACAGCGATGTTATGGGCGCTTGCCTTTGTGCCAAACTTCGTCATCGGTGGCGTGACGGGGGTCATGTTGGCGATGGCAGCTGCAGACTATCAGTATCACAACACATTGTTTTTAGTCGCACACTTCCATTACGTGTTAATTCCAGGTGTCGTGTTTGCGGTGTTTGCAGGATTGTATTATTGGTGGCCAAAAATGTTTGGTTTTATGTTAAACGAGAAACTTGGAAAATATCATTTCTGGTTGTTTACGATCGGATTTAACGTCACATTTATGCCGATGTTTTTCCTTGGTTTAAAAGGGGCGGTTCGTCGTGCGTATACGTATTCAGCAGAATCAGGCTTTGCGCCGCTTTTCCTCGTATCTGCGATCGGTTCAATCATTTTAGCGATCGGTTTTGCGGTATTTTGTTATAACATTTATTGGAGCTTCCGTTATGCGAAACGAAATGTTTCCCACGATCCGTGGGATGCGCGTACGCTCGAGTGGATGACAGCATCACCAGTGCAGTTTTATAACTTTGCGGTCGTCCCAGAGGTGAAACAGTTAGACGCGTTTTGGCATATGAAAAAGCGCGGTGAAACGCTCACATTAAAAGAAAGCGACATAAAGAAAATTCATATGCCGAGCAACTCCGGATTGCCGTTTTATATGGGGGTTGTGTTTGGAATTACAGGTTTCTTCCTCGTCTTTGAGGCGCATATCGCGGCAGCTGTTGCGGCAATTGGGATTGTTATTGGGCTTATTATCCGTTCGTTCGATTACAATGACGGTTATTATGTAAGCGTCGATGAAATTAAACAAACAGAGCGCACGTGGAGAAATGTAGAAGGGGGGACGGAAAACCATGTCGGCTAACGTCAATCATTCGCTTCCGCTCGAATATCAGACGGAACAAAACCGTCTCAACATTTTAGGATTTTGGATTTTCCTTGGCGCAGAAATTGTATTATTTGCGACGTTGTTTGCTGTATATGGTGTGTTAGGTAACCGCTATGCCGGTGGCCCGACGCCGAGCGATATTTTTAAGCTAAACGATGTGCTGATTCAAACGTTGTTGTTGTTAACGAGTAGTTTTACATGCGGTTTGGCAGTCTTTTTCATGCGACAACGCGATATGAAAAAACTGCTTACTTGGTTCGTCATTACCCTTTTATTAGGGGCAGGATTTTTATTTATGGAAATTCGTGAGTTTATTCGTTACGTGCACGAAGGAGCAACGATGCAAACGAGCGCGTTCTTATCAAGCTTTTTCGTTTTGCTTGGCACACACGGAGCGCACGTTACATTCGGGATCATTTGGGCAATCATGCTTATCATCCAGTTGCTCCAACGCGGATTGACGCCAGTTACGGCGAGAAAAATGTTTATTATTAGCTTATATTGGCATTTCCTTGATGTCGTTTGGATCTTTATTTTTACGTTCGTCTATTTAAAAGGGATGGTGGCGTAAATGGAACATAAAAGTAAATATCCCGTTAGTCACGTTGTTGGATTTTTGCTTTCGTTAGTTTTAACGTTTGTCGCCGTATTTGTTGCGTTGAAAATGAACGTATCATATACAATTGTGATGTGGATCATTGGCTCACTCGCGGTCATTCAAGCCGGACTGCAACTATTTATGTTTATGCACGTAACGGAAGGCGAAGACAGAAAAACGAACGTTATTAATATGGCATATTCAGCGTTTGTTGCGATCGTCATTGTCGCAGGATCCATTTGGGTGTTAACATCTGGTCATGCGGGGCATTAAAAACAACCGGTCATATGCCGGTTGTTTTTTATACCTGTAAACATGTATATACATGTGTACTTCCCGCATTTTCATCATTTTTGCAAGAAAGAAAACAAGAAAGAGTGAGTTAGATGCTGAGCAATTAAAAAGCGAAGCAAAACAAGTCAATTCATTTTACGTCTTGTTTTTGAACAAGAAAACGGTCAATGGAAACTTGTCGGCATCATTCATGACGAATGGACGACATAACATATACAAAAGGTGTCCGGATAGGGACACCTTTTGTATTACTCACCTTTTAATTGTTTCAGTTGTTGTTCGACTTCTATATCAAATGATTGAGGGGGCAACGTTTGAATGGCTGAGCGAGCTTTTGCTTCTGCTTCAAGTAACATTACTTTTTCTTCCATACGTGCGAAGCCTTTTACGATATGATCGTAACGGAAAGATGTGATCGCCTCATCCATTTGTTTCATCGTTTCAGCGACATAAAAGCGCGTCATTAATTGCATTTGTTTCAATTTTAATTGCTCGTACGTTTCGTACAATTGTTTCACTTTTTCCGTTAAAACGGTTGTTTTTTCTTTTAATGTGCTGTATTGTTGCGTATATATATACATCCAATTTAAAATTTTAACCTCTGATTTACGCAGTACACCCGATGCGACGCAACACCTCATCCGGGTGTTGTAGAACGTACTGTTCAAAACGAGTAATGGATTGGGCAATATCGTTTTGATCCTTGTGAAAAACGTTGGCAATCACTTCATCTTTCAACCACTTCCACAGCCGTTCAATCGGGTTCAACTGTGGGGAATACGGTGGCAAAAAGATGAAATGAAAAGCATCGCCTTCCTCGCCATCAAGAAAGGCTTGTACCATCTTGGCATGATGAATACGCGAATTGTCTAACACAAGCACGAGGAATCGATCCGCATATTTCTCTTTCAATCGGCGCAAAAAGTCAAGGAACGTTTCGGCATTGGCGGACGATGCACGATGAAACACCACATCGCCTTGTTGAACATCAACTGCACCAAAGATGGACACGTGGTCATGGTGTCCGTAGCTTGGCACTTGTTTTTGATTCCCTACTTCTGCCCATGTCGTACGTAGCGCTTGATAAGCACGAACATGTGTCTCATCCACATAAAACATGGTAACATTCTCGGTAATTAGTTTTTTTATAAATTCAAGTTCTCTTTGAAAAGCAGCTTGACGCTTAGCGTCTCCTTTGACTATACGTCGGGCGTGTCCATGACAAACGCAAACGATGCAACAACTTGCGAATCCCTTCCCGTGACATCGAAACGCCATAGGTTTGTTGAATATAAGATTGTAAAATGCGCGTGTTCCATGACGAAGCGATGCCCCAGCCAGCATCCACAGGTGTAGTAGTTAACACGAGTTGTCTAATTTCTTGTTGTTGTTCTTCCGTAAGAAATGGCACGCGACCAGGCGGCAACCGACGATCGAGTAGATGATCGAGCCCACCTTGATTAAAACGTGCAACGTAGATGGCAACCGATTGACGGCACAGATTGACCATTTTGGCCACATCTTTACCGAGATGACCTTCCATGACGAGACGAACAGCGGTCACCCGAACGCGAAGGGAAGCATCTTTGATTTTCCGTTCTTGTTTCCGAAGGGTTCGAGGCGTCCAACCGTGATCATTTGTGATTTTCAAACGTTTCATGCCAATTCCGCTCCTTTTGTATAGAAATATTTAGGAGCAGTATAGCCATGAAAAAAGGTGTTCATACAGAAGTCATGGTTTTAAGGTGCATGTATATAGAACAAGGTATAACGCTGCTAATAGTGTGTTACTGCCAGATTTTAAAATTCTTTGTAGCA comes from Anoxybacillus flavithermus and encodes:
- the qoxB gene encoding cytochrome aa3 quinol oxidase subunit I yields the protein MGIKWNEIFVGGDPLLVGSQIAIVLTVVAIVVGLTYFKKWGWLWREWLTTVDHKKIGIMYILSGVLMFFRGGMDGLLMKAQTARPEMNFLDAQHYNEIFTTHGVIMILFMAMPFLIGLMNVVVPLQIGARDVAFPQLNALSFWLFFSGAMLFNISFVVGGSPDAGWTSYFPLAGKEFSPGIGNNYYAIALQIAGLGTLMTGINFIVTILKMRAPGMTLMKMPMFTWTTLITSIIIVAAFPIFTVALALMTFDRLYGTHFFTLSSGGSDMLWANLFWLWGHPEVYIVILPAFGIFSEVIATFSRKTLYGYTSMVISIVGIAFLSMLVWVHHFYTMDAGPAVNSFFSITTMLIAVPTGVKIFNWLFTMRKGRIQFTTAMLWALAFVPNFVIGGVTGVMLAMAAADYQYHNTLFLVAHFHYVLIPGVVFAVFAGLYYWWPKMFGFMLNEKLGKYHFWLFTIGFNVTFMPMFFLGLKGAVRRAYTYSAESGFAPLFLVSAIGSIILAIGFAVFCYNIYWSFRYAKRNVSHDPWDARTLEWMTASPVQFYNFAVVPEVKQLDAFWHMKKRGETLTLKESDIKKIHMPSNSGLPFYMGVVFGITGFFLVFEAHIAAAVAAIGIVIGLIIRSFDYNDGYYVSVDEIKQTERTWRNVEGGTENHVG
- the qoxC gene encoding cytochrome aa3 quinol oxidase subunit III, yielding MSANVNHSLPLEYQTEQNRLNILGFWIFLGAEIVLFATLFAVYGVLGNRYAGGPTPSDIFKLNDVLIQTLLLLTSSFTCGLAVFFMRQRDMKKLLTWFVITLLLGAGFLFMEIREFIRYVHEGATMQTSAFLSSFFVLLGTHGAHVTFGIIWAIMLIIQLLQRGLTPVTARKMFIISLYWHFLDVVWIFIFTFVYLKGMVA
- the qoxD gene encoding cytochrome aa3 quinol oxidase subunit IV gives rise to the protein MEHKSKYPVSHVVGFLLSLVLTFVAVFVALKMNVSYTIVMWIIGSLAVIQAGLQLFMFMHVTEGEDRKTNVINMAYSAFVAIVIVAGSIWVLTSGHAGH
- a CDS encoding PspA/IM30 family protein, which codes for MYIYTQQYSTLKEKTTVLTEKVKQLYETYEQLKLKQMQLMTRFYVAETMKQMDEAITSFRYDHIVKGFARMEEKVMLLEAEAKARSAIQTLPPQSFDIEVEQQLKQLKGE